The following are encoded in a window of Hevea brasiliensis isolate MT/VB/25A 57/8 unplaced genomic scaffold, ASM3005281v1 Scaf573, whole genome shotgun sequence genomic DNA:
- the LOC110644913 gene encoding small rubber particle protein-like isoform X2 translates to MGEGEENKNIQEEVNKEANIQEEVDVEEERLKYLDFVQTGAVFALVSFSKLYLFAKDVSGPFKPYVENAGGRFKSVVRPIYYKFQPVSNEILKFADHKVDESVTILDLFVPPIVKQLCTQAYSVARDAPVVACALTYYLLSPNEKFYMVLYGDG, encoded by the exons ATGGGTGAAGGTGAAGAAAACAAGAATATCCAAGAAGAGGTGAACAAAGAAGCGAATATCCAAGAAGAG GTTGATGTGGAGGAAGAGAGGTTaaagtatttggactttgtgcAAACGGGTGCAGTTTTTGCCTTGGTTTCCTTCTCAAAGCTCTACCTCTTTGCCAAGGATGTGTCTGGTCCATTCAAGCCTTATGTCGAGAATGCTGGGGGTAGGTTTAAGAGCGTAGTTAGACCTATCTATTATAAGTTTCAACCGGTTTCCAACGAGATTCTCAAATTTGCAGATCACAAG GTTGATGAATCTGTTACTATTCTAGATCTTTTTGTTCCCCCAATTGTCAAACAATTGTGTACGCAAGCTTATTCAGTAGCTCGAGATGCCCCAGTAGTTGCTTGTGCTTTGACTTATTATTTGCTTTCGCCCAACGAGAAGTTTTATATGGTCTTGTATGGAGATGGGTGA
- the LOC110644913 gene encoding small rubber particle protein-like isoform X1 produces MGEGEENKNIQEEVNKEANIQEEVDVEEERLKYLDFVQTGAVFALVSFSKLYLFAKDVSGPFKPYVENAGGRFKSVVRPIYYKFQPVSNEILKFADHKLQVDESVTILDLFVPPIVKQLCTQAYSVARDAPVVACALTYYLLSPNEKFYMVLYGDG; encoded by the exons ATGGGTGAAGGTGAAGAAAACAAGAATATCCAAGAAGAGGTGAACAAAGAAGCGAATATCCAAGAAGAG GTTGATGTGGAGGAAGAGAGGTTaaagtatttggactttgtgcAAACGGGTGCAGTTTTTGCCTTGGTTTCCTTCTCAAAGCTCTACCTCTTTGCCAAGGATGTGTCTGGTCCATTCAAGCCTTATGTCGAGAATGCTGGGGGTAGGTTTAAGAGCGTAGTTAGACCTATCTATTATAAGTTTCAACCGGTTTCCAACGAGATTCTCAAATTTGCAGATCACAAG TTGCAGGTTGATGAATCTGTTACTATTCTAGATCTTTTTGTTCCCCCAATTGTCAAACAATTGTGTACGCAAGCTTATTCAGTAGCTCGAGATGCCCCAGTAGTTGCTTGTGCTTTGACTTATTATTTGCTTTCGCCCAACGAGAAGTTTTATATGGTCTTGTATGGAGATGGGTGA